Proteins from a genomic interval of Plasmodium reichenowi strain SY57 chromosome 13, whole genome shotgun sequence:
- a CDS encoding hypothetical protein (conserved Plasmodium protein, unknown function) has translation MLFSIFMNSVKRHNCKSFDTFLTYNHYFIIRKWISYTSYNKIHEKGLSNYLSELYKSIENCNSGNSLFKLTHKTLTYQIHDIYIWRLIEKKFYDLQHDLTPKELSCIINYFKQIKINDSKIYDNSIDIILSTIDKYSIHDLSIICLSYTYFNKVNTIFMNKIAEQIIKLYEQEKDNIHNLTKKELKDTFISYVHIIGSYAKINHKNIEIFKIASLYIIAAFNADIKISSKMLIKIVTSYSNVKIKHTKILDLIANQVPIMKITDDELRKMKNNFDQLKYSNETFDKYIQYRLF, from the exons atgCTTTTCtctatttttatgaatagTGTTAAGAGGCATAATTGTAAAAGCTTTGATACATTTCTAACTTATAATCATTACTTTATAATTAGAAAATGGATTAGTTACacatcatataataaaatacatgAGAAAGGATTGAGTAATTACCTTTCAGAATTGTATAAATCTATAGAAAATTGTAATAGTGGAAATTCATTATTCAAATTAACACATAAAACATTAACTTATCAAATacatgatatatatatatggagattaatagaaaaaaaattttatgatTTACAACATGATTTAACCCCTAAAGAATTATcatgtataataaattattttaaacaaataaaaattaatgatagcaaaatatatgataatagTATTGATATAATACTTTCTACAATTGATAAATATTCTATTCATGATTTATCTATTATATGTTTGTCATATACCTATTTTAATAAAGTTAATACAATTTTTATGAACAAAATTGCAGaacaaattattaaattgtACGAACAAGAAAAGGATAACATACACAATCttacaaaaaaagaattaaagGATACTTTTATATCTTATGTTCATATCATAGGATCCTATgcaaaaataaatcataaaaatattgaaatatttaaaatagcatctttatatataatcgCGGCATTTAATGCAGATATTAAAATTTCATCTAAAATGTTGATAAAAATTGTAACATCGTATAGCAA CGTAAAAATTAAGCACACAAAAATACTCGATTTAATCGCAAATCAAGTACCCATAATGAAAATTACGGATGATGAATTAAGG aagatgaaaaataattttgaccaattaaaatattctaATGAAACGtttgataaatatattcaataCAGACTCTTTTAA
- a CDS encoding mitochondrial ribosomal protein S35 precursor, putative: MYAVKKVNILKTHLWNVPWRKYYENKINKIYMYSYYNQHNVYSFHTFTRYNINNEIYKDLDVKNKYYMFNQIRNKKNRKKRERGTLNDEQKNTKLKLPIIRLEDRTTVCETPSVISKNIKKEILKVCVGKDRTRRHFKFRNKYRIRKLLSLTHDKENIKQKNPSAFITPLTKLQHESTLPRTLDHDRFTFPHTFHYSIIWHGTSIVDNEENNICYFTANINDLSLSSKEKKKFIQVLGDERVDLKSQLVCLESNFFNTYNHNAAYLGDALQLLMNKIKTL; this comes from the coding sequence atgtatgCTGTGAAAAAGGTTAACATTCTGAAAACCCACCTTTGGAATGTTCCATGgagaaaatattatgaaaataaaataaataaaatttatatgtatagtTATTATAATCAACATAATGtttattcttttcataCATTTACaagatataatattaataatgaaatatataaagatcTGGATGTAAAAAACAAGTATTACATGTTTAATCAAATTAGAAACAAAAAGAATAGGAAAAAAAGGGAAAGGGGAACTTTAAATgatgaacaaaaaaatacaaaattaaaattgCCCATTATAAGATTAGAAGATAGAACTACAGTATGTGAAACACCAAGTGTTATtagtaaaaatattaaaaaggaGATTTTGAAAGTTTGTGTAGGAAAAGATAGAACTAGAAGACATTTTAAATttagaaataaatatcGTATTCGAAAATTATTAAGTCTGACACatgataaagaaaatataaaacaaaaaaacCCAAGTGCATTTATAACACCCCTAACCAAATTACAACATGAATCAACATTACCACGTACATTAGATCATGATCGATTTACATTTCCACACACTTTTCATTATTCAATAATTTGGCATGGTACTTCAATTGTtgataatgaagaaaataatatatgttattttacagcaaatataaatgatttatCCTTATCATCAAAagagaaaaagaaatttattCAAGTGTTAGGTGATGAGAGAGTAGATTTAAAAAGTCAATTAGTTTGTTTAGAGAgcaatttttttaatacatataacCATAATGCTGCATATTTGGGGGATGCCCTACAGCTTCTAATGaacaaaattaaaacattgtag
- a CDS encoding translation initiation factor IF-2, putative produces MFNFCSRLLYKGKYIPVGRRIFREKLIKGRKQKSPIILLPPYITVHELRIMLNINYETCFKAANVYKCGNVYRWKDSEDRVFQTVNKRNVIIPYSTAAYVSKIFKYKPKLVQVELYCEQENYDHEHMNLLDIYKNTYIEEKKYYDEFYFLSQNKEQKNTNELKNINIRGFKNETKNCYINNDISLLINDKYISSNIYTNNKKINDEKKKNYYTVISVIGHINHGKTTLLDKITNNNLALNEAGCITQNIKPIHFEYAPFKFTFLDTPGHKVFQIFRGRAAFLSDILIILISLEVGAEIQTEEAIKYADKFDIPVIFVLNKADIYGSNESVVKAELKNQCRKMYDEQILKHNFSNEIDKAITISSLTGYNIHKLINRIYFLSEHINLPYNNINNHNINSNNIDNHLAYESMKKNFLIPQNKDDIHINHLDNNDNNINNNNIHLSKNNPTHDNSNLLKKYIRKSDFLLALDTYPFGMGIVVDISKNSSKGTILNVIIRNGFFIEGNYFICGSAYGRIQKMYKFNTNFKESCTYASVGMAIQISGIRKYGNATTDDLIFTLPQNNAFRLCQYRLMVEKLSTLQVSGKEISVSWENDMKKNEYHAEDIYENRLEMSDKRKAIEEFGVQNEPIFNDITYEEFHKSNTQLKKEQDNYIEIQLEEENENQKSTMEKINKIQNVLSNDEYDDCIVIPNDNTYSFLKTSKNEEMHVSKHAQNSSLNNTNEAILNDTQMCQQNEQMKEEMDSIYTNKINVNMEKEDDIIYDQEINDNKKIYKIGPQNNSELSHINKNKNQIIKDEHNSEYNNEANEAQVNINNIYNINNEENSTYSNSYKEYLETYNVETTIPPRGRKNKYSKNIYKINTKSTFKDNVTNRSNYNNDNNYNSNNNQNNDLSAPWYYEESEETWAKKVLQRNDELMETWRNKTKQREIEKQRQIFYEKQMILKNEMIKRNLLGEEKLTEEQINAYLYDEPNKNKKYDTDIKQNDNDTHTDDKFNLPKKNCPVIPIIIRTNYVGIFDIFLDEFENLQKKYNVKISVVHGGIGPITPNDVVHAEVESHFGYCCIYAFQVKVLPDSVKQAVLSNIVIKQFDVFTDLIDDIVKRITNIKALIAHNMYVRSLKKEKTQEGM; encoded by the coding sequence atgtttaatttttgtaGCAGGCTATTATACAAAGGGAAATATATACCTGTTGGTAGAAGGATTTTTAGAGAAAAATTGATAAAAGGTAGAAAACAGAAATCTccaataatattattacctCCATACATAACAGTACATGAATTACGTATAAtgttaaatattaattatgaAACATGTTTTAAAGCTGCTAATGTTTATAAGTGTGGTAATGTATATAGATGGAAAGACTCAGAAGATAGAGTTTTTCAAACAGTAAACAAAAGAAATGTTATTATACCATATAGTACTGCTGCATATGTTagtaaaatttttaaatataaaccCAAGCTCGTTCAAGTTGAATTATATTGTGAACAAGAAAATTATGATCATGAACATATGAACCttttagatatatataaaaatacctatatagaagaaaaaaaatactatgatgaattttatttcttatcTCAGAATAaggaacaaaaaaatactaatgaattaaaaaatattaatattcgtggttttaaaaatgaaacaaaaaattgttatataaataatgatatatccttacttataaatgataaatatatttcatccaatatatatactaataacaaaaaaataaatgatgaaaaaaaaaaaaattattatacagTCATATCTGTTATAGGACACATAAATCATGGGAAAACAACGCTCTTagataaaataacaaataataatttagCTTTAAACGAAGCTGGATGTATTACACAAAATATTAAGCCTATACATTTTGAATATGCACCTTTTAAATTTACTTTTTTAGATACACCTGGTCATAAAgtttttcaaatatttaGAGGAAGAGCTGCATTTCTTTCGGATATCTtgattatattaatatcttTAGAAGTAGGTGCAGAAATACAAACAGAAGAAGCTATAAAATATGCAGATAAATTCGATATTCCAgttatttttgttttaaataAAGCAGATATATATGGATCGAATGAATCTGTAGTTAAGGCtgaattaaaaaatcaATGTCGAAAAATGTATGATGAacaaatattaaaacaCAATTTTTCAAATGAAATTGATAAAGCAATAACTATATCGTCTTTAACTGGTTATAACATACACAAGTTAATTAATaggatatattttttatctgAACATATCAATTTGCCttacaataatataaataaccataatattaattctaataatattgataatcATTTAGCATATGAGTcgatgaaaaaaaattttcttattCCACAAAATAAGGATgatattcatattaatcatttagataataatgataataatattaataataataatatacatttaagtaaaaataatccTACACATGATAACTCCAACcttttgaaaaaatatatcagAAAATCTGATTTTTTATTAGCTTTAGATACATATCCATTTGGTATGGGTATAGTAGTTGATATTAGTAAAAATTCGAGTAAAGGAACTATTCttaatgttattataagaaACGGATTCTTTATTGAAGggaattattttatatgtggATCAGCATATGGAAGAATTCagaaaatgtataaatttaatacaAACTTTAAAGAAAGTTGTACTTATGCTTCTGTTGGTATGGCTATACAAATATCAGGGATAAGGAAATATGGAAATGCAACAACAGATGATCTTATTTTTACTCTACCACAAAATAATGCTTTTAGATTATGTCAGTACAGACTTATGGTAGAAAAATTATCGACCTTACAAGTAAGTGGAAAAGAAATATCTGTTTCTTGGGAAAAtgatatgaaaaaaaatgaatatcATGCAGAAGatatttatgaaaataGATTAGAAATGTCAGATAAAAGAAAAGCTATTGAAGAATTTGGCGTTCAAAATGAACCAAtatttaatgatataaCTTATGAAGAATTTCACAAAAGTAATACtcaattaaaaaaagaacaagaCAATTATATCGAAATACAAttagaagaagaaaatgaaaatcaGAAATCAACtatggaaaaaataaataaaattcaAAATGTCTTATCGAATGATGAATATGATGACTGTATTGTAATACCTAATGATAATacatattcatttttaaaaacgTCGAAAAACGAAGAAATGCATGTTTCAAAGCATGCACAAAATTCCTCTTTAAATAATACGAATGAAGCTATTCTTAATGATACACAAATGTGTCaacaaaatgaacaaatgaaagaagaaatggactctatatatacaaacaaaattaatgttaatatggaaaaagaagatgatattatatatgatcaagaaattaatgataataaaaaaatatataaaataggTCCTCAAAATAATTCGGAACTAtcacatataaataaaaataaaaatcaaatTATAAAAGACGAACATAATAGCGAATATAACAATGAAGCAAACGAAGCACaagtaaatataaataatatatataatataaataatgagGAAAATTCTACTTATTCTAATtcatataaagaatatttagAAACGTACAATGTGGAAACTACAATTCCACCAAGAGgtagaaaaaataaatatagtaaaaatatatataagataaATACGAAATCAACATTTAAGGATAATGTAACAAACAGATctaattataataatgataataattataattctAACAATAACcaaaataatgatttaAGTGCACCTTGGTATTATGAAGAAAGTGAAGAAACGTGGGCAAAAAAAGTATTACAAAGAAATGATGAACTTATGGAAACATGGAgaaataaaacaaaacaaagagaaatagaaaaacaaagacaaattttttatgaaaagcaaatgatattaaaaaatgaaatgatCAAACGAAATCTTCTCGGAGAAGAAAAGTTAACAGAAGAACAAATTAATgcttatttatatgatgaaCCAAATAAAAACAAGAAATATGATACAGATATTAAGCAAAATGATAATGACACACATACAGATGATAAGTTCAATTTAcctaaaaaaaattgtcCAGTTATAcctataataataagaacCAATTATGTCGGTATATTTGATATCTTTCTTGACGAATTTGAAAATTTgcaaaagaaatataatgtGAAAATATCTGTTGTACATGGTGGTATAGGACCAATTACACCAAATGATGTTGTACATGCAGAAGTAGAAAGTCATTTTGGATATTGCTGTATTTATGCTTTCCAGGTTAAAGTATTACCTGATTCGGTAAAACAAGCAGTCCTCTCAAATATTGTAATTAAACAATTTGACGTTTTTACAGATTTAATAGATGATATTGTTAAACGAATTACTAACATTAAGGCATTGATTGCTCACAATATGTATGTAAGAAGTCTTAAGAAGGAAAAAACACAGGAAGGAATGTAG